The following are encoded together in the Rhizobium sp. SSA_523 genome:
- a CDS encoding tripartite tricarboxylate transporter TctB family protein codes for MDRTEKRTRHDVIAGAIFIAIAAFFAIEGWRYEFGTALQMGPGFFPIVLAGLLALLGGFVMAGGWRKPPEAAGGPIPYRAMLLICAALVLFAAGARTLGLVPLVFLCTVLTALASPKNPPLSALVMGLVMTALCYAVFKLGLAVSLPSFGPIFKL; via the coding sequence ATGGACAGAACCGAAAAACGCACCCGTCACGATGTCATCGCCGGTGCGATCTTCATCGCCATTGCGGCGTTCTTTGCCATCGAAGGGTGGCGCTATGAATTCGGCACAGCCCTGCAGATGGGGCCCGGCTTCTTCCCGATCGTGCTCGCCGGCCTGCTCGCTCTCCTGGGAGGCTTCGTCATGGCCGGCGGCTGGCGCAAGCCGCCGGAAGCGGCCGGCGGTCCAATACCTTATCGCGCCATGCTGCTCATTTGCGCAGCGCTCGTGCTTTTCGCTGCCGGTGCCCGCACGCTGGGCCTCGTTCCGCTCGTCTTCCTCTGTACCGTCCTGACGGCGCTTGCCAGCCCCAAGAACCCACCGCTCTCGGCCCTCGTGATGGGCCTTGTCATGACGGCGCTCTGCTACGCCGTCTTCAAGCTGGGGCTTGCGGTATCGCTGCCGAGCTTCGGCCCGATCTTCAAACTCTAG
- a CDS encoding tartrate dehydrogenase, with protein MRAYKIAAIPADGIGPEVIAAGLQVLEALAKRSGDFTIETQSFDWGSDYYKKHGVMMPADGLETLKAFDAIYFGAVGAPDVPDHITLWGLRLPICQGFDQYANVRPTKILPGITPPLRNCGPGDLDWVIVRENSEGEYSGHGGRAHRGLPEEVGTEVAIFTRVGVTRIMRYAFTLAQSRPRKLLTVVTKSNAQRHGMVMWDEIAAEVAREFPDVTWDKMLVDAMTVRMTLNPQSLDTIVATNLHADILSDLAGALAGSLGVAPTANIDPERRFPSMFEPIHGSAFDITGKGIANPIATFWTAAQMLEHLGEREAAARLMQAVERVTAAGILTPDVGGTANTREVTEAVCEAIAGSNILTGL; from the coding sequence ATGCGCGCTTACAAGATTGCCGCCATTCCTGCCGATGGCATAGGACCAGAAGTGATTGCCGCCGGACTCCAGGTCCTGGAGGCGCTTGCCAAGCGAAGCGGCGACTTCACGATCGAGACGCAGAGCTTCGACTGGGGCTCGGACTATTACAAAAAGCATGGCGTGATGATGCCGGCCGATGGGCTTGAAACGCTCAAGGCATTCGATGCCATCTATTTCGGTGCGGTCGGCGCGCCGGATGTGCCTGACCACATCACGCTTTGGGGGCTGCGCCTGCCGATCTGCCAGGGCTTCGACCAATATGCCAATGTGCGGCCCACCAAGATCCTGCCCGGCATCACGCCGCCCTTGCGCAATTGCGGCCCCGGCGACCTCGACTGGGTGATCGTGCGCGAGAATTCGGAGGGCGAGTATTCCGGCCATGGCGGTCGCGCCCATCGCGGGCTGCCGGAGGAAGTGGGAACGGAAGTGGCCATCTTTACCCGCGTCGGCGTCACCCGCATCATGCGCTATGCCTTCACGCTGGCGCAGTCGCGTCCGCGCAAGCTCCTGACCGTCGTCACCAAATCCAATGCCCAGCGCCACGGCATGGTGATGTGGGATGAGATTGCAGCCGAAGTGGCACGCGAATTCCCGGATGTCACCTGGGACAAGATGCTGGTCGATGCAATGACGGTCCGCATGACGCTCAACCCGCAGAGCCTGGATACGATCGTCGCCACTAATCTGCACGCCGACATCCTGTCCGACCTGGCCGGCGCGCTGGCCGGCAGCCTTGGCGTGGCGCCCACCGCCAATATCGATCCGGAGCGGCGCTTCCCGTCGATGTTCGAGCCGATCCATGGTTCCGCCTTCGATATTACGGGCAAGGGGATTGCCAATCCCATCGCCACCTTCTGGACGGCGGCGCAGATGCTGGAGCACCTGGGCGAGCGCGAGGCGGCGGCCCGCCTGATGCAGGCCGTGGAACGGGTGACCGCCGCCGGGATACTCACGCCGGATGTCGGCGGCACCGCCAATACAAGGGAAGTGACGGAGGCCGTGTGCGAAGCAATCGCCGGCTCCAACATCCTGACCGGGTTGTGA
- a CDS encoding tripartite tricarboxylate transporter substrate-binding protein, with protein sequence MTIIRMALAAVLVTGAAGTAGAQAVYPDKPITIMVPAAAGGPSDAVARLVAQSMSQTLGQQVLIENMGGAGGSLGAATVAQAEPDGYRLLLYHIGTATFAALYPNLSYKPIEDFSSIGLITEVPMTVVARKDLAPKSFPDLLAYLKENGPTVTFGTAGTGAVSHLCGMLLQDATQSKMTLVPYKGMGPAMTDLIGGRIDLACDQTTNTVTQIKAGEVKPYAVTTSSRISILPDLPTVAESGIAGFELSAWHALWAPKGTPEEVRGKLSEALKIALKDPVVIERMASLGTTPVAESQATPAALDAKFKAEVERLTTLIAAAGK encoded by the coding sequence ATGACTATAATTCGCATGGCATTGGCCGCGGTGCTTGTAACGGGTGCCGCCGGCACCGCCGGAGCGCAGGCCGTTTACCCCGACAAACCGATCACCATCATGGTCCCTGCCGCGGCCGGCGGGCCGAGCGATGCGGTGGCGCGCCTGGTTGCACAGTCCATGTCGCAGACCCTTGGTCAGCAGGTCCTGATCGAGAATATGGGCGGGGCCGGCGGTTCTTTGGGCGCGGCCACGGTGGCGCAGGCAGAACCGGACGGCTATCGGCTTCTGCTCTACCATATCGGCACCGCGACCTTCGCGGCCCTCTACCCCAATCTGAGTTACAAGCCGATCGAGGATTTCTCCAGCATCGGGCTGATTACGGAAGTCCCGATGACGGTGGTGGCCCGCAAGGATCTCGCGCCGAAGAGCTTTCCGGATCTTCTGGCCTATCTGAAGGAAAACGGCCCCACCGTCACGTTCGGCACGGCCGGAACCGGCGCCGTGTCGCATCTGTGCGGCATGCTGCTGCAGGATGCGACGCAGTCCAAGATGACGCTTGTCCCCTACAAGGGCATGGGTCCGGCCATGACCGACCTCATCGGTGGCCGCATCGATCTTGCCTGCGACCAGACAACGAACACGGTAACGCAGATCAAGGCGGGTGAAGTGAAACCCTATGCGGTCACCACATCATCGCGCATCTCCATCCTGCCCGACCTGCCGACGGTCGCCGAAAGCGGCATTGCAGGCTTCGAGCTCAGCGCATGGCATGCGCTATGGGCGCCGAAGGGCACGCCGGAAGAGGTACGCGGCAAGCTGTCCGAGGCGCTCAAGATCGCCCTCAAGGATCCGGTGGTCATCGAGCGCATGGCAAGCCTCGGCACCACGCCGGTTGCCGAAAGCCAGGCAACGCCTGCAGCCCTCGATGCCAAGTTCAAGGCGGAGGTCGAGCGTCTGACGACGCTGATCGCGGCAGCCGGAAAATAA
- a CDS encoding GntR family transcriptional regulator produces MIRPNENLYAPIGDQDAPPAEASSAGRVTAAYQAIREAIRSNVFPPGYQAAEVEIARQLGMSRTPVHEAMARLQEDGLVRILPKKGIIIRALSATDIDEIYEVTIALEGAAAARIASFPPEQRQPVAEQLRQATSAMDKALMKEDLKEWALADEHFHELLVASSGNRRLMRMAGTVADQLHRARMFTLTLRPLPSQSSKEHLAIIAGIEAGDAEKASGAARHHRQHARDQLLPLIARLNLRNL; encoded by the coding sequence ATGATCAGACCCAATGAAAACCTGTATGCCCCGATTGGCGATCAGGATGCGCCGCCTGCCGAGGCCTCGAGCGCCGGGCGTGTCACGGCGGCCTATCAGGCCATACGCGAAGCGATCCGCTCCAATGTCTTTCCGCCCGGCTACCAGGCGGCCGAGGTTGAAATCGCCCGCCAGCTCGGCATGAGCCGCACGCCCGTGCACGAAGCCATGGCGCGCCTTCAGGAGGATGGGCTGGTCCGCATTCTTCCCAAAAAAGGCATCATCATCCGGGCCCTGTCGGCAACCGATATCGACGAGATCTACGAGGTGACCATCGCGCTGGAGGGCGCAGCCGCCGCCCGCATCGCCTCTTTTCCTCCCGAACAGAGACAGCCTGTGGCCGAGCAGTTGCGCCAGGCCACCTCTGCCATGGATAAGGCCCTCATGAAGGAGGACCTGAAGGAATGGGCGCTGGCGGACGAACATTTCCACGAGCTGCTGGTGGCCAGCAGCGGCAATCGCCGCCTGATGCGGATGGCGGGCACGGTGGCCGACCAGTTGCACCGGGCACGCATGTTTACCCTGACGCTCCGGCCTCTGCCGTCTCAATCATCCAAGGAGCATCTGGCCATCATCGCCGGCATCGAAGCGGGCGACGCGGAAAAGGCAAGCGGCGCGGCACGCCATCACCGCCAGCACGCGCGCGACCAGCTCCTGCCGCTGATCGCGCGGCTGAACCTGCGGAACCTTTGA
- a CDS encoding ATP-dependent helicase, with the protein MTAYLEKLNDRQRLAVEHGVGPEKGVIGGPLLIIAGAGSGKTNTLAHRVAHLIVNGADPRRILLMTFSRRAASEMGRRVERICRQVLGDNAAIMTDALAWAGTFHGIGARLLRIYSEQIGLDVDFTIHDREDSADLMNLVRHELGFSKTESRFPTKGTCLAIYSRVVNSESPIHAVLKSAYPWAVGWEAQLKQLFAAYVDAKQAQNVLDYDDLLLYWAQVMSDPDLAEDIGGRFDHVLVDEYQDTNRLQASILLGLKPAGRGLTVVGDDAQSIYSFRAATVRNILDFPASFSPDPADVITLDRNYRSTQPILAAANGVIDLARERFTKNLWTERQSEQRPLLVTVKDETDQAGYIVEQVLANREVGMPLKQQAVLFRTSSHSGTLEVELTRRNIPFVKFGGLKFLDSAHVKDLLATIRFAQNPRDRVAGFRLLQMLPGIGPQTAARILDTIAQDPEPLHSLSEIPAPPKTGEDWPAFIALLSGLRKADGGWPGEIGLARQWYEPHLDRIHEDADTRKGDLLQLEQIAGGYPSRERFLTELTLDPPDATSDQAGVPLRDEDYLILSTIHSAKGQEWRAVFLLNVVDGCIPSDLGAGTTAELEEERRLLYVGMTRARDNLSLITPQRFFTHGQNAQGDRHVYASRTRFIPATLLQFFEATSWPKLSAAAAERSARQIRIDVGARMRGMWQ; encoded by the coding sequence ATGACGGCATATCTTGAAAAGCTCAATGACAGGCAGCGTCTGGCTGTGGAGCATGGTGTCGGCCCGGAAAAGGGCGTCATCGGCGGTCCCTTGCTGATCATTGCCGGTGCGGGCTCCGGCAAGACGAATACGCTGGCGCACCGGGTGGCCCATCTCATCGTCAACGGCGCGGATCCCCGGCGGATTCTGTTGATGACATTTTCGCGCCGCGCCGCCTCGGAAATGGGTCGACGGGTGGAGCGCATCTGCCGGCAGGTTCTGGGAGACAATGCCGCAATCATGACCGATGCTCTCGCCTGGGCCGGCACGTTTCACGGGATCGGTGCGCGCCTCCTGCGCATCTATTCCGAGCAGATCGGCCTCGATGTCGATTTTACCATCCATGATCGCGAAGACAGCGCCGACCTGATGAACCTCGTGCGCCACGAGCTCGGCTTTTCCAAGACCGAAAGCCGCTTTCCGACCAAGGGCACCTGCCTTGCGATCTATTCGCGCGTCGTCAATTCCGAGAGCCCGATCCATGCGGTGCTGAAATCCGCCTATCCCTGGGCGGTCGGCTGGGAAGCGCAGTTGAAACAGCTTTTCGCCGCTTATGTGGATGCCAAGCAGGCCCAGAATGTCCTCGATTACGATGACCTCCTGCTTTACTGGGCGCAGGTCATGTCCGATCCTGATCTGGCCGAGGATATTGGCGGGCGCTTCGATCACGTGCTCGTGGATGAATATCAGGACACCAACCGGCTCCAGGCCTCCATCCTGCTCGGTCTGAAACCGGCCGGCCGGGGCCTGACCGTGGTCGGCGACGATGCCCAGTCGATCTATTCCTTCCGGGCCGCGACGGTGCGCAATATCCTGGATTTTCCTGCGTCCTTCTCGCCCGATCCTGCCGATGTCATCACGCTTGACCGCAATTACCGCTCGACACAGCCAATCCTGGCCGCCGCCAACGGCGTCATCGATCTTGCCCGCGAGAGGTTCACCAAGAACCTGTGGACCGAGCGGCAGTCGGAGCAGCGTCCGCTCCTGGTCACCGTCAAGGACGAGACGGACCAGGCCGGTTACATCGTCGAGCAGGTTCTGGCCAATCGCGAAGTCGGCATGCCGCTGAAGCAGCAGGCCGTGCTGTTTCGCACCTCCAGCCATAGCGGCACGCTCGAAGTGGAACTCACCCGCCGCAATATTCCCTTCGTGAAATTCGGCGGCCTGAAATTCCTCGACAGCGCGCATGTGAAGGATCTGCTGGCGACCATCCGCTTCGCCCAGAACCCGCGCGATCGCGTGGCCGGGTTCCGTCTCCTTCAGATGCTGCCGGGAATCGGACCGCAGACGGCCGCTCGCATCCTCGACACGATCGCACAGGATCCGGAGCCCCTCCACTCGCTGTCCGAAATTCCGGCGCCGCCCAAGACCGGCGAGGATTGGCCGGCCTTCATTGCGCTGCTGTCTGGCCTTCGCAAGGCGGACGGCGGTTGGCCAGGCGAGATCGGCCTGGCTCGGCAGTGGTATGAACCGCATCTCGACCGCATTCACGAGGATGCCGATACGCGCAAGGGCGACCTTCTGCAATTGGAGCAGATCGCAGGTGGCTATCCGAGCCGCGAACGCTTCCTGACCGAACTGACGCTCGATCCACCGGATGCGACGAGCGATCAGGCCGGCGTACCGCTGCGCGATGAAGACTATCTGATCCTCTCGACCATTCATTCCGCCAAGGGGCAGGAATGGCGGGCGGTCTTCTTGCTCAACGTGGTCGACGGCTGCATTCCCTCTGATCTGGGCGCCGGCACGACGGCCGAACTGGAGGAGGAGCGGCGCCTGCTCTATGTCGGCATGACAAGGGCGCGGGACAATCTTTCCCTCATCACGCCGCAGCGGTTCTTCACGCATGGGCAGAATGCCCAGGGCGACCGGCATGTCTATGCGTCCCGCACGCGGTTCATCCCGGCGACGCTGCTGCAGTTTTTCGAGGCGACCAGCTGGCCGAAACTATCGGCGGCCGCCGCCGAGCGCAGCGCCCGGCAGATCAGGATCGATGTCGGCGCGCGCATGCGCGGCATGTGGCAATAG
- a CDS encoding SOS response-associated peptidase: MCNLYNITTTREAVLAFTRALTDRAGWNAPSLDVYPGTLAPIVRQSADGSREIASATWGMPTPPAFIKGNYDPGVTNIRNVNSPHWRRWLAPASRCVVPFTSFAEPDPAAKQPGGRTPNAWFAGDESRPLMFFAGFWTAWKGVRKVRDGERQYELYGFMTTAPNAVVAPIHPKAMPAILKTPEEVDLWLTGEWDAVRHLQRPLPDDGLVLVEPPASIGADRLP; this comes from the coding sequence TTGTGCAATCTCTATAACATCACCACGACCCGGGAAGCCGTGCTGGCCTTCACCAGAGCGCTGACCGATCGGGCCGGCTGGAACGCTCCCTCGCTGGATGTCTATCCCGGCACGCTGGCCCCCATTGTTCGCCAGAGCGCCGACGGCAGTCGAGAGATCGCCAGTGCCACCTGGGGCATGCCGACGCCACCGGCCTTCATCAAGGGCAATTACGATCCCGGCGTCACCAATATCCGCAATGTCAATTCGCCGCATTGGCGCCGCTGGCTTGCGCCCGCCAGCCGGTGCGTCGTGCCCTTCACCTCCTTTGCCGAACCGGATCCCGCCGCCAAACAGCCGGGCGGTCGAACGCCGAATGCCTGGTTCGCCGGCGATGAGAGCCGTCCCCTGATGTTTTTTGCCGGCTTCTGGACCGCCTGGAAGGGGGTTCGCAAGGTGCGGGACGGAGAGCGGCAATACGAACTCTACGGCTTCATGACCACGGCACCGAATGCCGTCGTCGCGCCAATCCACCCGAAGGCCATGCCCGCCATACTGAAAACGCCCGAGGAGGTTGATCTTTGGCTGACCGGCGAATGGGACGCTGTGAGACATCTCCAGCGGCCGCTTCCGGATGACGGGCTCGTCCTGGTCGAGCCGCCCGCATCCATCGGAGCCGATCGTTTGCCGTGA
- the dinB gene encoding DNA polymerase IV yields MDAFYASVEQRDNPDLRGKPVAVGGSAARGVVAAASYEARAFGVRSALPSVTAKRRCPDLIFVKPRFEVYRAVSAQIRAIFAEHTDLIEPLSLDEAYLDVTQNKLNIAIATEIARMIRARILEVTGLNASAGISYCKFLAKMASDINKPNGQAVITPKIGPEFVAQLPVKTFHGVGPATAAKMEQLGILTGADLRAKSLEFLQAHFGKSGGWYYRISRGIDERPVQPNRPRKSVGAEDTFMTDILALIPAQAELSPLSEKVWSHCAAKAISGRTVTLKVKFSDFQQLTRSRTFARPIASQSALLEAASGLLADVFPVEKPIRLLGITLSSLDQGEDRAEGQLALF; encoded by the coding sequence ATGGATGCCTTCTACGCCTCCGTCGAGCAGAGGGACAATCCGGACCTGCGCGGCAAGCCGGTGGCCGTCGGTGGCTCGGCGGCGCGCGGCGTCGTGGCGGCAGCCAGCTACGAGGCGCGCGCTTTCGGCGTCCGCTCGGCCCTGCCATCGGTCACGGCCAAGAGGCGGTGTCCGGATCTCATCTTCGTCAAGCCGCGCTTCGAGGTCTATCGTGCCGTCTCGGCGCAGATCCGCGCAATTTTTGCCGAACATACCGATCTCATCGAGCCCCTCTCCCTGGACGAGGCCTATCTCGATGTCACGCAGAACAAGCTCAATATTGCGATCGCCACCGAAATCGCGCGGATGATCCGGGCGCGAATCCTCGAGGTTACCGGGCTGAATGCCTCGGCAGGCATTTCCTATTGCAAGTTCCTGGCGAAGATGGCCAGCGACATCAACAAGCCGAACGGACAGGCGGTCATCACGCCGAAGATAGGACCGGAGTTCGTCGCGCAACTGCCGGTCAAGACATTCCATGGCGTCGGCCCGGCGACCGCCGCCAAGATGGAGCAGCTGGGCATACTGACGGGCGCCGACTTGCGCGCCAAATCGCTGGAGTTTCTCCAGGCACATTTCGGCAAATCCGGTGGATGGTATTACAGGATTTCCCGCGGCATCGACGAGCGCCCCGTCCAGCCGAACAGGCCGCGAAAATCCGTCGGTGCGGAAGATACATTCATGACCGATATCCTCGCGCTGATACCGGCCCAGGCCGAGTTGTCACCGCTTTCGGAGAAGGTCTGGTCCCATTGCGCCGCCAAGGCGATCAGCGGGCGCACCGTCACACTTAAGGTGAAATTCTCGGATTTCCAGCAATTGACCCGCAGCCGGACCTTTGCAAGGCCGATTGCGAGCCAGTCCGCCCTTCTGGAGGCGGCAAGCGGGCTGCTTGCGGATGTCTTTCCGGTGGAAAAGCCGATCCGGCTGCTCGGGATCACCCTCTCCTCGCTGGACCAGGGGGAAGATCGCGCAGAAGGGCAGCTCGCTTTGTTCTGA